In Electrophorus electricus isolate fEleEle1 chromosome 14, fEleEle1.pri, whole genome shotgun sequence, a single window of DNA contains:
- the cyth1b gene encoding cytohesin-1b isoform X4 — MGTVSELCSSSFQAFLCPTVCTSAPAVPDDLTPEEKQELENIRRRKQELLEDIQQLKNEIAEVTNEIENLGSTEERKNMQRNKQVAMGRKKFNMDPKKGIQFLIENDLLKNTCEDIAQFLYKGEGLNKTAIGDYLGERDELNIEVLHAFVELHEFTDLNLVQALRQFLWSFRLPGEAQKIDRMMEAFAQRYCQCNPGVFQSTDTCYVLSFAIIMLNTSLHNPNVKDKPTAERFIAMNRGINDGGDLPEDLLRNLYESIKNEPFKIPEDDGNDLTHTFFNPDREGWLLKLGGGRVKTWKRRWFILTDNCLYYFEYTTDKEPRGIIPLENLSIREVEDSKKPVCFCCPVISVYVLLLHCIPIYTFGQVAIFY, encoded by the exons TACCAGATGACCTAACTCCAGAGGAGAAGCAGGAGCTGGAAAACATAAGACGGCGTAAGCAGGAGCTGCTTGAGGATATACAG CAACTCAAGAATGAGATAGCAGAAGTGACGAATGAGATTGAAAACCTGGGTTCCACTGAAGAAAG GAAAAACATGCAGAGGAATAAGCAGGTTGCCATGGGCCGAAAGAAATTCAATATGGATCCCAaaaag GGGATACAGTTCCTCATTGAGAATGACCTACTGAAAAACACGTGTGAAGATATTGCTCAATTCCTTTACAAGGGTGAGGGCCTCAACAAGACGGCAATTGGAGATTATCTTGGTGAAAG AGATGAGCTCAATATAGAGGTCCTTCATGCCTTCGTGGAACTTCATGAATTCACAGATCTGAACTTGGTCCAGGCTCTCAG ACAGTTCTTGTGGAGTTTCCGGTTACCAGGCGAAGCTCAGAAGATAGATCGCATGATGGAGGCTTTTGCCCAGCGTTACTGTCAGTGCAACCCTGGAGTCTTTCAGTCCACAG ATACTTGCTATGTTCTTTCGTTTGCCATCATCATGCTGAATACGAGCCTGCACAACCCTAACGTGAAGGACAAGCCAACAGCGGAGCGCTTCATCGCCATGAACAGAGGCATCAACGATGGTGGGGACCTACCAGAGGATTTACTTAGG AACTTGTACGAGAGTATCAAGAATGAACCCTTTAAGATACCTGAGGATGATGGCAATGACCTGACCCACACATTCTTTAACCCAGACCGGGAGGGATGGCTGCTGAAATTAGG AGGAGGACGAgtaaaaacatggaaaagaaGATGGTTCATCTTAACAGATAATTGTCTTTATTACTTTGAATACACCACA gATAAAGAACCAAGAGGGATCATTCCCCTGGAAAATCTCAGCATTAGGGAAGTGGAGGATTCAAAGAAACCAGTATGCTTTTGTTGTCCTGTTATCTCTGTATATGTACTACTTTTGCACTGCATACCTATCTACACATTTGGACAGGTTGCTATTTTCTATTAG
- the cyth1b gene encoding cytohesin-1b isoform X3, translated as MDTDNHVPDDLTPEEKQELENIRRRKQELLEDIQQLKNEIAEVTNEIENLGSTEERKNMQRNKQVAMGRKKFNMDPKKGIQFLIENDLLKNTCEDIAQFLYKGEGLNKTAIGDYLGERDELNIEVLHAFVELHEFTDLNLVQALRQFLWSFRLPGEAQKIDRMMEAFAQRYCQCNPGVFQSTDTCYVLSFAIIMLNTSLHNPNVKDKPTAERFIAMNRGINDGGDLPEDLLRNLYESIKNEPFKIPEDDGNDLTHTFFNPDREGWLLKLGGGRVKTWKRRWFILTDNCLYYFEYTTDKEPRGIIPLENLSIREVEDSKKPNCFELFIPDSKDQVIKACKTEADGRVVEGNHTFYRISAPTTEEKEEWINSIKAAISRDPFYEMLAARKKKVSSIKRQ; from the exons TACCAGATGACCTAACTCCAGAGGAGAAGCAGGAGCTGGAAAACATAAGACGGCGTAAGCAGGAGCTGCTTGAGGATATACAG CAACTCAAGAATGAGATAGCAGAAGTGACGAATGAGATTGAAAACCTGGGTTCCACTGAAGAAAG GAAAAACATGCAGAGGAATAAGCAGGTTGCCATGGGCCGAAAGAAATTCAATATGGATCCCAaaaag GGGATACAGTTCCTCATTGAGAATGACCTACTGAAAAACACGTGTGAAGATATTGCTCAATTCCTTTACAAGGGTGAGGGCCTCAACAAGACGGCAATTGGAGATTATCTTGGTGAAAG AGATGAGCTCAATATAGAGGTCCTTCATGCCTTCGTGGAACTTCATGAATTCACAGATCTGAACTTGGTCCAGGCTCTCAG ACAGTTCTTGTGGAGTTTCCGGTTACCAGGCGAAGCTCAGAAGATAGATCGCATGATGGAGGCTTTTGCCCAGCGTTACTGTCAGTGCAACCCTGGAGTCTTTCAGTCCACAG ATACTTGCTATGTTCTTTCGTTTGCCATCATCATGCTGAATACGAGCCTGCACAACCCTAACGTGAAGGACAAGCCAACAGCGGAGCGCTTCATCGCCATGAACAGAGGCATCAACGATGGTGGGGACCTACCAGAGGATTTACTTAGG AACTTGTACGAGAGTATCAAGAATGAACCCTTTAAGATACCTGAGGATGATGGCAATGACCTGACCCACACATTCTTTAACCCAGACCGGGAGGGATGGCTGCTGAAATTAGG AGGAGGACGAgtaaaaacatggaaaagaaGATGGTTCATCTTAACAGATAATTGTCTTTATTACTTTGAATACACCACA gATAAAGAACCAAGAGGGATCATTCCCCTGGAAAATCTCAGCATTAGGGAAGTGGAGGATTCAAAGAAACCA AACTGCTTTGAGCTCTTTATCCCAGACAGTAAGGATCAAGTGATCAAGGCCTGTAAGACTGAAGCGGATGGGAGGGTGGTGGAAGGTAATCATACATTTTACAGAATCTCAGCCCCAACCactgaggaaaaggaggagTGGATCAACAGTATCAA AGCTGCCATCAGCAGGGACCCCTTCTATGAAATGCTTGCAGCCAGAAAGAAGAAGGTGTCCTCTATAAAGAGGCAGTAG
- the cyth1b gene encoding cytohesin-1b isoform X1, which yields MGTVSELCSSSFQAFLCPTVCTSAPAVPDDLTPEEKQELENIRRRKQELLEDIQQLKNEIAEVTNEIENLGSTEERKNMQRNKQVAMGRKKFNMDPKKGIQFLIENDLLKNTCEDIAQFLYKGEGLNKTAIGDYLGERDELNIEVLHAFVELHEFTDLNLVQALRQFLWSFRLPGEAQKIDRMMEAFAQRYCQCNPGVFQSTDTCYVLSFAIIMLNTSLHNPNVKDKPTAERFIAMNRGINDGGDLPEDLLRNLYESIKNEPFKIPEDDGNDLTHTFFNPDREGWLLKLGGGRVKTWKRRWFILTDNCLYYFEYTTDKEPRGIIPLENLSIREVEDSKKPNCFELFIPDSKDQVIKACKTEADGRVVEGNHTFYRISAPTTEEKEEWINSIKAAISRDPFYEMLAARKKKVSSIKRQ from the exons TACCAGATGACCTAACTCCAGAGGAGAAGCAGGAGCTGGAAAACATAAGACGGCGTAAGCAGGAGCTGCTTGAGGATATACAG CAACTCAAGAATGAGATAGCAGAAGTGACGAATGAGATTGAAAACCTGGGTTCCACTGAAGAAAG GAAAAACATGCAGAGGAATAAGCAGGTTGCCATGGGCCGAAAGAAATTCAATATGGATCCCAaaaag GGGATACAGTTCCTCATTGAGAATGACCTACTGAAAAACACGTGTGAAGATATTGCTCAATTCCTTTACAAGGGTGAGGGCCTCAACAAGACGGCAATTGGAGATTATCTTGGTGAAAG AGATGAGCTCAATATAGAGGTCCTTCATGCCTTCGTGGAACTTCATGAATTCACAGATCTGAACTTGGTCCAGGCTCTCAG ACAGTTCTTGTGGAGTTTCCGGTTACCAGGCGAAGCTCAGAAGATAGATCGCATGATGGAGGCTTTTGCCCAGCGTTACTGTCAGTGCAACCCTGGAGTCTTTCAGTCCACAG ATACTTGCTATGTTCTTTCGTTTGCCATCATCATGCTGAATACGAGCCTGCACAACCCTAACGTGAAGGACAAGCCAACAGCGGAGCGCTTCATCGCCATGAACAGAGGCATCAACGATGGTGGGGACCTACCAGAGGATTTACTTAGG AACTTGTACGAGAGTATCAAGAATGAACCCTTTAAGATACCTGAGGATGATGGCAATGACCTGACCCACACATTCTTTAACCCAGACCGGGAGGGATGGCTGCTGAAATTAGG AGGAGGACGAgtaaaaacatggaaaagaaGATGGTTCATCTTAACAGATAATTGTCTTTATTACTTTGAATACACCACA gATAAAGAACCAAGAGGGATCATTCCCCTGGAAAATCTCAGCATTAGGGAAGTGGAGGATTCAAAGAAACCA AACTGCTTTGAGCTCTTTATCCCAGACAGTAAGGATCAAGTGATCAAGGCCTGTAAGACTGAAGCGGATGGGAGGGTGGTGGAAGGTAATCATACATTTTACAGAATCTCAGCCCCAACCactgaggaaaaggaggagTGGATCAACAGTATCAA AGCTGCCATCAGCAGGGACCCCTTCTATGAAATGCTTGCAGCCAGAAAGAAGAAGGTGTCCTCTATAAAGAGGCAGTAG
- the cyth1b gene encoding cytohesin-1b isoform X2 — MVLNSEDGVVPDDLTPEEKQELENIRRRKQELLEDIQQLKNEIAEVTNEIENLGSTEERKNMQRNKQVAMGRKKFNMDPKKGIQFLIENDLLKNTCEDIAQFLYKGEGLNKTAIGDYLGERDELNIEVLHAFVELHEFTDLNLVQALRQFLWSFRLPGEAQKIDRMMEAFAQRYCQCNPGVFQSTDTCYVLSFAIIMLNTSLHNPNVKDKPTAERFIAMNRGINDGGDLPEDLLRNLYESIKNEPFKIPEDDGNDLTHTFFNPDREGWLLKLGGGRVKTWKRRWFILTDNCLYYFEYTTDKEPRGIIPLENLSIREVEDSKKPNCFELFIPDSKDQVIKACKTEADGRVVEGNHTFYRISAPTTEEKEEWINSIKAAISRDPFYEMLAARKKKVSSIKRQ; from the exons TACCAGATGACCTAACTCCAGAGGAGAAGCAGGAGCTGGAAAACATAAGACGGCGTAAGCAGGAGCTGCTTGAGGATATACAG CAACTCAAGAATGAGATAGCAGAAGTGACGAATGAGATTGAAAACCTGGGTTCCACTGAAGAAAG GAAAAACATGCAGAGGAATAAGCAGGTTGCCATGGGCCGAAAGAAATTCAATATGGATCCCAaaaag GGGATACAGTTCCTCATTGAGAATGACCTACTGAAAAACACGTGTGAAGATATTGCTCAATTCCTTTACAAGGGTGAGGGCCTCAACAAGACGGCAATTGGAGATTATCTTGGTGAAAG AGATGAGCTCAATATAGAGGTCCTTCATGCCTTCGTGGAACTTCATGAATTCACAGATCTGAACTTGGTCCAGGCTCTCAG ACAGTTCTTGTGGAGTTTCCGGTTACCAGGCGAAGCTCAGAAGATAGATCGCATGATGGAGGCTTTTGCCCAGCGTTACTGTCAGTGCAACCCTGGAGTCTTTCAGTCCACAG ATACTTGCTATGTTCTTTCGTTTGCCATCATCATGCTGAATACGAGCCTGCACAACCCTAACGTGAAGGACAAGCCAACAGCGGAGCGCTTCATCGCCATGAACAGAGGCATCAACGATGGTGGGGACCTACCAGAGGATTTACTTAGG AACTTGTACGAGAGTATCAAGAATGAACCCTTTAAGATACCTGAGGATGATGGCAATGACCTGACCCACACATTCTTTAACCCAGACCGGGAGGGATGGCTGCTGAAATTAGG AGGAGGACGAgtaaaaacatggaaaagaaGATGGTTCATCTTAACAGATAATTGTCTTTATTACTTTGAATACACCACA gATAAAGAACCAAGAGGGATCATTCCCCTGGAAAATCTCAGCATTAGGGAAGTGGAGGATTCAAAGAAACCA AACTGCTTTGAGCTCTTTATCCCAGACAGTAAGGATCAAGTGATCAAGGCCTGTAAGACTGAAGCGGATGGGAGGGTGGTGGAAGGTAATCATACATTTTACAGAATCTCAGCCCCAACCactgaggaaaaggaggagTGGATCAACAGTATCAA AGCTGCCATCAGCAGGGACCCCTTCTATGAAATGCTTGCAGCCAGAAAGAAGAAGGTGTCCTCTATAAAGAGGCAGTAG
- the cyth1b gene encoding cytohesin-1b isoform X5 gives MQRNKQVAMGRKKFNMDPKKGIQFLIENDLLKNTCEDIAQFLYKGEGLNKTAIGDYLGERDELNIEVLHAFVELHEFTDLNLVQALRQFLWSFRLPGEAQKIDRMMEAFAQRYCQCNPGVFQSTDTCYVLSFAIIMLNTSLHNPNVKDKPTAERFIAMNRGINDGGDLPEDLLRNLYESIKNEPFKIPEDDGNDLTHTFFNPDREGWLLKLGGGRVKTWKRRWFILTDNCLYYFEYTTDKEPRGIIPLENLSIREVEDSKKPNCFELFIPDSKDQVIKACKTEADGRVVEGNHTFYRISAPTTEEKEEWINSIKAAISRDPFYEMLAARKKKVSSIKRQ, from the exons ATGCAGAGGAATAAGCAGGTTGCCATGGGCCGAAAGAAATTCAATATGGATCCCAaaaag GGGATACAGTTCCTCATTGAGAATGACCTACTGAAAAACACGTGTGAAGATATTGCTCAATTCCTTTACAAGGGTGAGGGCCTCAACAAGACGGCAATTGGAGATTATCTTGGTGAAAG AGATGAGCTCAATATAGAGGTCCTTCATGCCTTCGTGGAACTTCATGAATTCACAGATCTGAACTTGGTCCAGGCTCTCAG ACAGTTCTTGTGGAGTTTCCGGTTACCAGGCGAAGCTCAGAAGATAGATCGCATGATGGAGGCTTTTGCCCAGCGTTACTGTCAGTGCAACCCTGGAGTCTTTCAGTCCACAG ATACTTGCTATGTTCTTTCGTTTGCCATCATCATGCTGAATACGAGCCTGCACAACCCTAACGTGAAGGACAAGCCAACAGCGGAGCGCTTCATCGCCATGAACAGAGGCATCAACGATGGTGGGGACCTACCAGAGGATTTACTTAGG AACTTGTACGAGAGTATCAAGAATGAACCCTTTAAGATACCTGAGGATGATGGCAATGACCTGACCCACACATTCTTTAACCCAGACCGGGAGGGATGGCTGCTGAAATTAGG AGGAGGACGAgtaaaaacatggaaaagaaGATGGTTCATCTTAACAGATAATTGTCTTTATTACTTTGAATACACCACA gATAAAGAACCAAGAGGGATCATTCCCCTGGAAAATCTCAGCATTAGGGAAGTGGAGGATTCAAAGAAACCA AACTGCTTTGAGCTCTTTATCCCAGACAGTAAGGATCAAGTGATCAAGGCCTGTAAGACTGAAGCGGATGGGAGGGTGGTGGAAGGTAATCATACATTTTACAGAATCTCAGCCCCAACCactgaggaaaaggaggagTGGATCAACAGTATCAA AGCTGCCATCAGCAGGGACCCCTTCTATGAAATGCTTGCAGCCAGAAAGAAGAAGGTGTCCTCTATAAAGAGGCAGTAG